The genomic interval CTGATCCCGACATATTTTTCGATGTCATTCTCATCTATCTTTTTATCGGGCGGCAGGTTGACCAGCAGTTTATCAATTTCATTGGCCATCCTGGAAAGGTCATTACCGATATGGTCTACCAGCAGGATACCCGCTTTTTGAGAAATAGCTCTTCCGAGGCTGCTTACATAGGCTTCCACCCAGCCAGGCAACTGGTTGTCGTACATCTTCTTGGTGCTCAGTAACACCCCTTTCTCCTTGATCAGTTTAGCAAGTTTACTGCGCCCGTCTATCTTACCCTGTTTATGTGCTACCACGAAAATGGTGGAAGACAATGGATTATCGATATAGGTTTCCAGTTTCAGGATATCTTTCATGGACTGTGCCTCCTTCAGCACCACTACCTGCTTCTCGGCAAACATGGGGTAACGGCGGCAGGCGTTGATAACTGTGCTCCAATCCGTGTCCTTTCCATAGAGGATGGTCAGGTTAAACCCTTTCTCGGCATCATCGAGCAGGTGATGTTCAGCATAATTGCTTACCTGGTCAATGAAAAAATCTTCCTCCCCTTCCAACCAGTATAAGGGCTTGTATTTCTTTTGCTTCCAGTCTTTTATAATATCCTGATATTCCATGCTTTATTATTTTGAATACACCACGTCTTCCGTTTCCAGCAAGGGAACGCCTTTAAAACGCATCAACAGCTGTCCGACGGCTATCACATCTTTCTGACAATAATTAGCGATCCTTTCCAGGTCCCTGTCCTGCCAGTATACCTTTGCCACCATGCTGCCGTCAATATCGTCTTTCGGTGTCGGAATGCCCATTACAGCCGTCATCAGTTTCAGGGAAGTATAGTTCTTGAAATCTCCGAACCGCCATAACTGCATGGTATCCAACATCGGCAGTTCCCAGGGTTTAAATCCGTGGATCTGCAATGGCAGGGGCAAAGATAGCTGATGAATAACAGATCGCCTGCAAATAAACGGAATATCAAATTCTTTGATGTTATGTCCGGCAAACTGGAACCGGGGAAATTTTATATGGAACTTATTTACCAATTCTAAAAAACTAGTTAATACAACTTTTTCATCGTCATTATAAAATGATTTTATACGTAGTTGATAACGACCACCTTCTGCATAGAAAAACCCTACGGAAATACAGATTATTTTGCCGAATTCGGCATAAATCCCGGCCCGGTCTGCGTATGCCTCTGTCGGGTTCCCCGTTTCTGGCAAAGTTTTTGCAATTTTGTCCACCCAGAGCGATTGCATATTGTCAGGTAAAAAATCGAAGGCCGCAACAGCGGGAGTTGTTTCAATATCAAGCAGCAATAACTGATCTAAAGATATATTCGGTAACACGATACGTACGGTTTATATTTTTTTGTAATAAAGTATTTTTAACAATTACATTTGCATAAGGAGTTTTAACCATATAACAATTAACTATAAAACACAAAAACGACTATGACTGAGAACACTTTTAACACGCCTGCGGCAGGATCCTCCGGACCTGAAAAGCCTAGAAGCCGTAATGGTCTGATATATGGTATATTGATTGCAGCATTGGCCGGTACATGGATATACATGTTGTATGACAAAAATAAAACTACCGATCAAATTGCTCAACAGGCAACGCAGATAGATTCCATCTCTACTTCAAGAGATGCTTTACAGCAGGAATACAATGCCGCAAATGCGCGTCTGGATGACCTGATCTCCCAGAACAGCCGCATGGATAGCCTGGTAAAAACAAAAGATAAGGAAATTGCCGATATGAAAGCGAGGATCCAGGGCATCCTCTCCAACAAAAATGCTACCCAGAAAGAACTGGCCGAAGCCCGTCGCCTGATCGAAACACTGAAGGGTAACATTGAAAACTATACGGCTACCATCGAACGCCTGGAAGGCGAGAAGATCGTGCTGACAGGTGAGCGTGACAATGCCCGTAAAGAAAGGGATGAAGTAACCACCCAGAGAGACAGCCTGAATAAGAAAGTAAACCTGGGCTCCGTATTACACGCATCCAACATTCATCTGCAGCCTATCAACATTAAAAAGAACGGTAAGGAAGTAGAAACGACAAAGGCTAAACGCGCTGATATGATGCGTGTAAGCTTCGATCTGGATGAGAACAGGATCGCACCAACCGGCGACAAAGAACTGTATGTTGCTATCACTTCTCCTGATGGCTCTCCACTGGCAGTAGAAGCGCTGGGTTCCGGCAGATTCACCCTGGAAGATGGTACTGAAAAATTATATACTGCCAAGAAAACAGTAAACTACGCTACCGGTCAGAAACAAACCGTAAGCATGGACTGGAAACAGAATTCAGATTTCAAACCAGGCGATTACGCTGTTGAGATCTACCATGATGGTTACAAGATCGGTTCCGGCAAAGTAACACTGAAAAAAGGCGGGCTGTTCTAATAGTCTTCGTAACTGATCATATAAGGATCCCGGATGTTCACCCGCTAAAGCGGCAGAACATCCGGGATTTTTTTGTGCCGGAAGACAGTAAGCAAACACAACCATATTTCCACATTTCCAACATTTTGTTAACAATTAGTTATTGGGCAATCATCATATATAAAATTATAATTATTTAGTGTTTATTTGTATTCGATTGTATCATGTGAAAACCGGGGATTACATCAGCTGTGTTTTATGTTACCCCTCTCGAAATTCTGGGAAAGACTAAGTTGTTAAATCAGGTATATATGGTGGAAACCACTAAACAGGTGTATGTTGTTGACGACGATGAAATATTCCATTTCATCCTGAAAAAAATGCTGGAACAGGAAGGAGAAAAACTGGAGGTGACCTCATTCCTGTGTGCGGAAGATGCATTGGAAGAATTACAGCACCCCAAAGGGCACCCTTTACCATCCCTGATCATCCTGGACATGAATATGCAGCGGATGAACGGCTGGGACTTTATAGAGGCCTACCGCGGCATTAAATGTACCCTGACCCAGCAGATCCCCATTATCATGTGCTCCTCCTCTATCGATATGCGCGACATACAGAAGGTGAAACGTACGCCGGAACTAAAGGCTTATATCACCAAACCTCTCGATTCTGAGAAAATGCAGCAGATCAAGGACTATCTCTAAAAAAAGCCAGGAATCAGGAGTCAAGAACCAGGATATGCTCCTCATTCTTAATACCCAATTCCTGCACTATATAATTTACGGCTCCTTCAGGAGCTTCCTCCATTAACTAGGAAATTGCCACTTTTTCTCCGTACATCTCTTCTCTGAGCGCCCTTACCCTTTCATCAGCCAGGTATTCATCGAATGTAGTTAACCTGTCGATAACACCCCTTGGAGTGATCTCGATGATACGGTTGGCTACGGACTGCATGAAGGCATGGTCATGCGTGGTGAACAGCACAATACCTTTGAAGTTCATCATACTCTCGTTGAAAGACTGGATAGATTCCAGGTCCAGGTGGTTAGTAGGCTCGTCCAGCACTACCACGTTAGGGTCCTGCAGCATCATACGGCTCACCATACAACGCACTTTTTCCCCTCCGCTCAATACGCTGGTCTTTTTCATGATCTCGTCGCCGCTGAACAGCATCTTACCCAGGAAACCACGCAGGAACGGCTCATCCACATCAGTTACATGCGGGGGCACATATTGGCGCAGCCAGTCCATCAGGTTCAGTGACGGATCAGTGAAGTATTTGGCGTTATCATTAGGCAAATAAGCGGACGTTACTGTTGTTCCCCACTCAAATTTACCGCCATCAGCAGCCTGTTCGCCATTGATGATCTCAAAGAAAGTGGTCAGTGCCAGGTGTTCCTTTGCCAGGAAGGCGATCTTGTCGCCTTTATTCACGGTAAAGGATACATTACTGAACAGTGGATTACCTTCGATGGATTTCTGCAGTTTTTCCACATTCAGGATCTGGTTACCTACTTCACGCTGCTGCTTGAAGATGATACCAGGATATTTACGGTTGGAAGGCTGGATATCTTCGATAACCAGTTTTTCCAGGGCCTTTTTACGGGAAGTAGCCTGTTTACTTTTGGAAGCGTTGGCACTGAAACGGGCAATGAAGTCCAGCAGGTCCTTACGTTTGTCTTCCATTTTCTTGTTCTTATCGGCTATCTGGCGGGCCATCAGCTGGGAAGATTCGTACCAGAAGCTATAGTTACCGGAGAAGATCTGGATCTTGGCGCGGTCAACGTCTGCCACATGCGTACATACGGCATCCAGGAAGTGACGGTCGTGGGATACTACGATCACAATGTTCTCATAATCAGCCAGGAAGTTTTCCAGCCAGCCGATGGTTTCTACGTCCAGGTGGTTGGTAGGCTCATCCAGCAGCAGGATATCGGGGGTACCGAACAGGGCCTGCGCCAGGAGCACACGCACTTTCAGGTTACCACTCAGGTCCTTCATCTGTAAATTGTGCAGTTCTTCCTTTACGCCCAGATCGCCCAGCAATACGCCGGCATCACTTTCAGCGGTATAACCGCCCATCTCGCCATATTCAGCTTCCAGCTCACCTGCACGCATACCGTCCTCCTCGGTAAAATCAGCCTTGGCATAGATCGCATCTCTTTCATGCGCTATTTCCCACAGCTTTTTATTTCCCATCAGTACGGTATTCAGTACAGTCACTTCGTCAAATTCGAAGTGGTTCTGCTTCAGAACACTCATACGTTCACCAGGTGTGATCTCGACAGTACCCTTGGTAGGGTCAATCTCACCTGATAATATTTTAAGGAAGGTGGATTTACCGGCTCCATTGGCGCCGATCACACCATAACAGTTACCTTTGGTGAAATTGAGGTTAACTTCATCAAACAACACCCTTTTTCCGAAAGAAAGCGATACGTTTTTAACACTGATCATGCTGGCTAAAGAAATTTAAGGCGCAAAGTTAGTAAATGTTCCTGGTTTTACCGTTTGTGGTTTATTCTTTGTAACGATCATCAGATGGATACTTATACCCAACAGGTTAATAAAGAGCTCCTGGCCTGGCAAAAAGCCATGCAGCGGGGCATCAGCCTTCCTGCTAAGCTAAGCCGGGGGCTGCAGCAGAAAATTAACCGGGTCATTCCGGAAAAGGTACACGTAGCCCTGACCAGCGCAGTCAAACAAACGACCCGGGCGGTTATCTCCGGCGCGGGCTTCACCAGTCCTCCTCCCTTATTTGAGGAAGATCTGGCCATCCGCGAATCGAAAGTGCGGGAGCGCATCAACTTTTACAAAACGACGGCCGCTACTGAAGGCGCCCTGACAGGAGCCGGCGGTATCCTGCTTGGCCTGGCCGATTTTCCCCTGTTTCTGACCATCAAGATGAAGATGTTATTTGACATTGCCGCCCTCTATGGCCGTAATGTGAACGACTATAAGGAACGTCTCTTCATCCTCCATATTTTCTTCATTACTTTCTCTACCCAGGACTTCCGCAACAAACTATACCCGATCATTGCCGACTGGGAGCATTACAGCCGCGAACTACCTGAAGATATCCATGCCTTCGACTGGCGTAACTTTCAGCAACAATACCGGGACTACCTCGATCTGGCCAAGCTGCTTCAGCTCATGCCCATCATCGGGGCGGCCGTTGGCGCCTATGTCAATCACCGCCTGACGGACAAACTTGGCCACAGCGCCATGAATGCTTACCGCTTACGACTAATGAAACAGTAATAGCTGTCGTGACTTATCTTGGGACGCTGTCGGCGCATACGTCAATCACCGCCAGACAGACAAACTTGGACAGAGTACCATGAATGCTTACCGCTTACGACTAATGAAACAGTAATAGCTATCGTGACGTATCTTTACGCTCTCTATGTATAAACGATACGCTATCTAACTTTATTAAACTCCGTAGTATATGACCAGGTACGATGAAATCTTCGAGAACAACAGGATGTGGATGGCTTCCAAAACAGCCGCAGACAAAGGATTTTTTGAAAAACTGGCCGAGGAGCAGAACCCGGACTACCTTTACATCGGCTGCAGCGACAGTCGCGTGCCCACCAATGAGATCATGGGACTGGATGCCGGCGAGGTCTTTGTACACCGTAACATCGCCAACCTGGTGAACAATGTGGATCTGAGCGTCATGGCCGTTATCAATTATGCCGTACGGCACCTTGGCGTAAAACACATCATTGTATGCGGTCACTATAACTGTGGCGGCGTTAAAGCGGCTATGCAGCCCGCCGACCTCGGATTGCTCAACCCCTGGTTGCGTAACATCCGCGATGTATACCGTTTGCACCGCCAGGAGCTGGATGCCATTGAAGACGATACTGCCCGTTACAACCGCCTCGTGGAACTGAATGTGCAGGAACAATGTGTGAATGTTATCAAAACAGCGGCTGTACAGCAATCCTATGTTGAAAGAGGTTATCCTACTGTACATGGTTGGGTATATGACCTCTACACCGGCCAGCTGATAGATCTGAAGATCGACTTCGAAGGCATACTGCACAATATCCAGGAAATCTATGACCTGACCGGTAAGGGATTAATGAAGAAAAAGGGTGAACAATGACGGGACCTATCGGTGTATTTGATTCCGGTTACGGCGGCCTGACAGTATTAAAGGAGATCATAGCTACGCTTCCGCAATATGACTATATCTACCTTGGTGACAATGCACGCGCACCTTATGGCAACCGCGGCTTTGATACCATCCATGCCTATACGCTTCAGTGTGTACAGCACCTGTTCGATATGGGCTGCCCGCTGGTAATACTTGCCTGTAATACTGCTTCTGCCCGGGCACTCCGCACTATCCAGCAGAAAGACCTGCCGCGCATTGCGCCGGATCGCCGTGTGCTGGGTGTGATCCGTCCTACTACTGAAATGGTAGGGACACTGACGCAGAGCGGCGAAGTGGGTATTCTTGCTACTAAAGGCACCGTAGCTTCTGAGTCCTATCCCATCGAGATCAACAAGTTCTTCCCGCATGTCAGGGTACATCAACTCGCTTGCCCCATGTGGGTGCCGATCGTTGAGAATGGTGAGGCTGATGGCGAAGGCGCTGATTATTTTGTCAAAAAATATCTGCATCAGATATTGACAGACGCACCTGACATTGATACCCTGGTATTAGCTTGTACGCACTATCCTATCTTAACCAAAAAGATCCGGCAGTTCCTTCCCGGTGGGATTACACTGCTATCTCAGGGGAAGATCGTTGCGCATAGTCTGAAAGATTATCTGCAACGTCATCCGGAAATGGAGGTACGACTGAGTAAGAACGGTGGGAGGAAGTACTTTACTACGGATGATCCGGTAATATTTGAGAAGCAGACGGAGATCTTTTTGGGGGAGACGGTGAAGACGGAGTTTATTAATCCGTGAGGTACGGATGATGATTATAATACCGCGTATAGTAGCTTTTCCTACGCTTTGAGTGATTTCTTTTCTGTGTGATAAATGGATAATATTCCATCTATTTTGCGAATGCAGTGACCGGATTCCGGGTTATAGTACCGCGTATAGTAGCTCGGTTTCAGTATGGGATCGCGGTCGGCGCCTCTTTGATTGAATCTCTATTGGGCGTTTTCAAGCGTATGGGCTTGGGATGTCTGTTTAGCTGCATCGATCGTGTGTCAAAGAGCCGAAGGCCCGCGATTCCCATCTGAAACCGGTGCTACTTATACGCTCCCTATTAGTTGCTTTTCCTCCGCTTTCAATGACTTTTCTTAACTGTCTCATAAATGGATAATATTCCATCTATTTTGCGAATGCAGTGACCGGATTCCGGATTATAGTACCGCGTATAGTAGCTCAGTTTCAGTATGGGATCGCGGTCGGCGCCTCTTTGATTGAATCTCTATTGGGCGTTTTCAAGCGTATGGGCTTGGAATGTCTGTTTAGCTGCATCGATCGTGTGTCAAAGAGCCGAAGGCCCGCAATTCCCATCTGAAACCGGTGCTACTTATACGCTCCCTATTAGTTGCTTTTCCTCCGCTTTCAGTGAATTCCTTTCTGTGTAATAAATGGATGTTGTCTCTCACTTATCAGTCATACAATCATTGTTGTAATGTGGAGCTATTAGATTACATACCTGCCTTCAGCGGCTCGGTTAAGTGAATTCTCTTTATCCAATAACTATGCTGGATAAGGTTTTCGTGATTCAACCAATACGATCCATAGGCGTTTTCAAGAAGGCGTTCATTCTGTGTGCATGGCCAATAAGGTTAAGACAACAAAGAAACTATCTCTGATATTTATCGTGTAGTACGTATATAATACGTGTATGGTATATACCGCCTCATAAAAGCAATTGGGATGCGTTTTACCACATTTTCTGAAATTTGATTCGACAAGAGACTTACTTACAATTGGAGGTCCGGAAGTAGCAAGCGGTTTCAGGTGGGAATCACTGGCCTTAGTTATTTGAAGCATGTTCACACGATTGACGGGGGTTTAATACATATTCAAAAGCTTACACGATTCCAACTGCCTAATAGCACGCAGCTTCAAAGAACTACAGCCAGTGATCCCAGCCTGAAACCGCAGCTACTTCCAATAAACGAACAAACAACAATAGAAAAGCCCATAGATCGAAAGACCTATGGATTTAAGAGAACTACAGCCAGTGATCCCGGCCTGAAACCGCAGCTACTTCCAATGAATGAACAAACAACAATAAAAAAGCCCATAGATCGAAAGACCTATGGGCTTAAAAATATCAACATCAAACTATTTCCCTTCCAATCCAAGCAGGAACGCATATTGCAACGCAACATCCTCGAGGCTCTTGAAACGCCCGGAAGCCCCACCATGCCCCGCCTCCATGTTGGTATGCAGCAGTAACATATGGTTATCTGTTTTGAATTCACGCAGCTTCGCCACCCATTTTGCAGGCTCCCAATATTGCACCTGTGAGTCATGCAGGCCTGTTGTTACAAGCATGTTAGGATATGCCTGTGCCTTTACATTATCGTAAGGAGAATAAGCCTTCATATAGTCATAGTATTCCTTCTTCTTTGGATTACCCCATTCGTCAAATTCACCGGTAGTTAATGGAATACTTTCGTCAAGCATCGTTGTCAGTACATCCACAAATGGAACCGCTGCAATGACACCGTTCCAGAGCGCAGGACGCATATTGACAACTGCACCCATCAACAAGCCGCCGGCACTGCCTCCCATGGCGTAGAGATGTGAACTGTCAGTATAATGGGCTTTTACAAGATAGTCAGCACAATCGATGAAGTCTGTAAACGTGTTCATCTTCTTGAACAGCTTACCATCTTCATACCATTGCCGCCCCATCTCCTCTCCTCCTCTGATATGCGCAATAGCATAGGCAAATCCCCTGTCCAGTAAGCTCAAACGGTTACTGCTGAAGGAGGGCTCTATACTGACACCGTAAGAACCATAGCCATACAGCAACAGTGGTCCCTTGCCATTTTTCTCGAATCCTTTTTTGTATACAATGGAGACAGGTACTTTCACGCCATCCCTGGCAGTAACGTACAAGCGCTCTGTAACATAATCCTTCGGATCATAGCCGCCCAATACCTCCTGGCGTTTACGCAGCTCACTCTTTTTGGCATCCATGTCGTAATCGTAGGTAGATACCGGCGTTGTCATGGATGTATATGAGTAGCGGAGCGTCTTTGTATCAAACTCAGGATTGACCGAGATGGACGCAAGGTAGGCAGGTTCTTCAAACTTCAGGTAGTGATCTTCTTTTGTACGGGAGTTGATCACGCGCAATTGTGTAAGACCATTCTTACGCTCACTCAGCACCATATGATCACGGAACAGTTCAATGCCCTGTAACAATACATCTGCACGATGAGGAATGACCTCTTTCCAGTTACTGCCGGCGGTTTTATCCTGCGGACATTCCATCAGGCGGAAGTTCACAGCATCCCAGTTCGTCACGATATAGAATTTGTCATCCTTGTGATCAATATCGTATAGATGATCGCGCCGGCGTGGTTCAAAAACGTGAAATGCACCATCAGGTTTGGAAGCATCCAGTATACGATATTCAGAAGAGACCGTACTATGGCTTTGTATCATGATGAATTTACCTGATTTTGAACGGGCAACATCCACATAGAAGGTTTCATCCTTCTCATTGAACACTTCCTTGTCCTGAGCCGCATCCGTACCGGCAACATGCCGCAGGATACGTTCTTCCCTCAGCGTAACCGGGTTCTTGACAGTGTAGAAGAAAGTCTTGTTATCGCTTGCCCAGGCTGCACTGCCGGAAGTTTCCCTGATCGCCTCCGGCAATACTTCCCCTGTCTGCAGGTTCTTGATATAGATAGTATACTGACGACGGCTTACCGTATCAACACCATA from Chitinophaga filiformis carries:
- the holA gene encoding DNA polymerase III subunit delta is translated as MEYQDIIKDWKQKKYKPLYWLEGEEDFFIDQVSNYAEHHLLDDAEKGFNLTILYGKDTDWSTVINACRRYPMFAEKQVVVLKEAQSMKDILKLETYIDNPLSSTIFVVAHKQGKIDGRSKLAKLIKEKGVLLSTKKMYDNQLPGWVEAYVSSLGRAISQKAGILLVDHIGNDLSRMANEIDKLLVNLPPDKKIDENDIEKYVGISKEYNVFELQNALGQKDIGKVMRIIRYFAANPKAGPIQMVLPALYNFFSKMNMVFGVKGGEKEIAAALGVHPFFVKDYVNAARQYGVEGTEKAILLLHAYNLRSIGINDSGVEDGELMKELVYKLMY
- a CDS encoding ribonuclease H-like domain-containing protein, coding for MLPNISLDQLLLLDIETTPAVAAFDFLPDNMQSLWVDKIAKTLPETGNPTEAYADRAGIYAEFGKIICISVGFFYAEGGRYQLRIKSFYNDDEKVVLTSFLELVNKFHIKFPRFQFAGHNIKEFDIPFICRRSVIHQLSLPLPLQIHGFKPWELPMLDTMQLWRFGDFKNYTSLKLMTAVMGIPTPKDDIDGSMVAKVYWQDRDLERIANYCQKDVIAVGQLLMRFKGVPLLETEDVVYSK
- a CDS encoding response regulator encodes the protein MVETTKQVYVVDDDEIFHFILKKMLEQEGEKLEVTSFLCAEDALEELQHPKGHPLPSLIILDMNMQRMNGWDFIEAYRGIKCTLTQQIPIIMCSSSIDMRDIQKVKRTPELKAYITKPLDSEKMQQIKDYL
- a CDS encoding ABC-F family ATP-binding cassette domain-containing protein; this encodes MISVKNVSLSFGKRVLFDEVNLNFTKGNCYGVIGANGAGKSTFLKILSGEIDPTKGTVEITPGERMSVLKQNHFEFDEVTVLNTVLMGNKKLWEIAHERDAIYAKADFTEEDGMRAGELEAEYGEMGGYTAESDAGVLLGDLGVKEELHNLQMKDLSGNLKVRVLLAQALFGTPDILLLDEPTNHLDVETIGWLENFLADYENIVIVVSHDRHFLDAVCTHVADVDRAKIQIFSGNYSFWYESSQLMARQIADKNKKMEDKRKDLLDFIARFSANASKSKQATSRKKALEKLVIEDIQPSNRKYPGIIFKQQREVGNQILNVEKLQKSIEGNPLFSNVSFTVNKGDKIAFLAKEHLALTTFFEIINGEQAADGGKFEWGTTVTSAYLPNDNAKYFTDPSLNLMDWLRQYVPPHVTDVDEPFLRGFLGKMLFSGDEIMKKTSVLSGGEKVRCMVSRMMLQDPNVVVLDEPTNHLDLESIQSFNESMMNFKGIVLFTTHDHAFMQSVANRIIEITPRGVIDRLTTFDEYLADERVRALREEMYGEKVAIS
- a CDS encoding EcsC family protein, which gives rise to MDTYTQQVNKELLAWQKAMQRGISLPAKLSRGLQQKINRVIPEKVHVALTSAVKQTTRAVISGAGFTSPPPLFEEDLAIRESKVRERINFYKTTAATEGALTGAGGILLGLADFPLFLTIKMKMLFDIAALYGRNVNDYKERLFILHIFFITFSTQDFRNKLYPIIADWEHYSRELPEDIHAFDWRNFQQQYRDYLDLAKLLQLMPIIGAAVGAYVNHRLTDKLGHSAMNAYRLRLMKQ
- a CDS encoding carbonic anhydrase, which translates into the protein MTRYDEIFENNRMWMASKTAADKGFFEKLAEEQNPDYLYIGCSDSRVPTNEIMGLDAGEVFVHRNIANLVNNVDLSVMAVINYAVRHLGVKHIIVCGHYNCGGVKAAMQPADLGLLNPWLRNIRDVYRLHRQELDAIEDDTARYNRLVELNVQEQCVNVIKTAAVQQSYVERGYPTVHGWVYDLYTGQLIDLKIDFEGILHNIQEIYDLTGKGLMKKKGEQ
- the murI gene encoding glutamate racemase; this translates as MTGPIGVFDSGYGGLTVLKEIIATLPQYDYIYLGDNARAPYGNRGFDTIHAYTLQCVQHLFDMGCPLVILACNTASARALRTIQQKDLPRIAPDRRVLGVIRPTTEMVGTLTQSGEVGILATKGTVASESYPIEINKFFPHVRVHQLACPMWVPIVENGEADGEGADYFVKKYLHQILTDAPDIDTLVLACTHYPILTKKIRQFLPGGITLLSQGKIVAHSLKDYLQRHPEMEVRLSKNGGRKYFTTDDPVIFEKQTEIFLGETVKTEFINP
- a CDS encoding S9 family peptidase, translated to MRKAAAFAIMLSGMGLFACKENKKSMSAEVKTIKPPVAEQIDTAMTIHGETRIDKYYWMNDRNDPKVIAYLKAENNYLDTMLESSAGMRKKLYEEMRGRIMETDASVPYLKNGYYYYTRFTQGKEYPIYCRKKGSLEGTEEVMLDVNVLAAGHDYYHVGGMSVSPDAQWLAYGVDTVSRRQYTIYIKNLQTGEVLPEAIRETSGSAAWASDNKTFFYTVKNPVTLREERILRHVAGTDAAQDKEVFNEKDETFYVDVARSKSGKFIMIQSHSTVSSEYRILDASKPDGAFHVFEPRRRDHLYDIDHKDDKFYIVTNWDAVNFRLMECPQDKTAGSNWKEVIPHRADVLLQGIELFRDHMVLSERKNGLTQLRVINSRTKEDHYLKFEEPAYLASISVNPEFDTKTLRYSYTSMTTPVSTYDYDMDAKKSELRKRQEVLGGYDPKDYVTERLYVTARDGVKVPVSIVYKKGFEKNGKGPLLLYGYGSYGVSIEPSFSSNRLSLLDRGFAYAIAHIRGGEEMGRQWYEDGKLFKKMNTFTDFIDCADYLVKAHYTDSSHLYAMGGSAGGLLMGAVVNMRPALWNGVIAAVPFVDVLTTMLDESIPLTTGEFDEWGNPKKKEYYDYMKAYSPYDNVKAQAYPNMLVTTGLHDSQVQYWEPAKWVAKLREFKTDNHMLLLHTNMEAGHGGASGRFKSLEDVALQYAFLLGLEGK